The genome window GACACTTTCCAGCCACAGCGGTGGGGTCGCGGCCTCACGCAGGACAAGGAGTTGCTCACATGAAGGCATGGCGTGGCATCCCGGTGCTCGTGTCCGTTCTCTGGGGAGGGCTCCTCGCGGTGGGGTGTGGTCCCGCGGTCGAAGGAAGCGACGCGGAGGGCGAGGCGGCGGTGGAGTCCGCGCGGGCCGACGTGGTGGCGGCGGGCCGGGCCTGCACGTCGGAGCGGGTGATGCCCTCGGGCACGAAGCCGGAGTGGCTGGTGCGTGGCGTGGACCGGCTGTTCTTCAGCGCGGACTCGGAGGGGCAGGGCCGCGAGCTGTGGAGCAGCCCGGGAGGCGGCGGCTGCGCGGGCGTGGTGAAGGACATCCGGGCGGGAGCGCAGGGCTCGGTGCCGCGCTACCTGACGGCGCTGGGGCGCTGGGTGCTCTTCGCGGCGGATGACGGGCTGCAGGGGCCGGAGCTGTGGCGCACGGACGGCACGGAGGCGGGCACGGTGCGGGTGCTGGACGTGTGGCCGGGCGAGCGGGGCTCGGCGCCGCGCGCGCTCACCCGCGTGGGCACGTTCGTCTACTTCCTCGCGGAGGCGCCGGGAAATGGCCAGGAGCTGTGGCGCACGGACGGCACCGCGTCCGGCACGCGGCGGGTGCACGCGTTCGTCCCCGGCAGCGACGTGTTGCAGCTCACGGCCTGGGGTGAGCGGCTCGCGCTGGTCTCCTACGACGCCGAGGCCGCGGTGCTGTGGGTCGTGGAGCCGAGCGGCGAGACGCGCGAGGTGTTCCGCTCGGCCGTGGGCGTGTTCGACTCGCTGACGGCGGTGGAGCGTCGGCTCTTCTTCGTGCGCGACACGGGCGAGGGCATCGTGGAGCTGTGGGTGGTGGCGGGGCGCCAGGCCGTCGCGACGAAGGTGCGCGACTTCAGCGGAGGGGCGCCCTCGGAGCTGACCGCGTTGGGGGGCCAGGTGTTCTTCCATGCGGGCTCGGACGGCAACTACGGTGAGCTGGGCGACACGCGGCACGGCGGCGAGCTGTGGCGCAGTGATGGCACGACGCTGGGAACCCGCATGGTGCGGGACATCTGGCCGGGGCCGAAGGGCTCGCTGCCCTCGGACCTGGTCGCCATGGACGGCGTGCTGTACTTCGCGGCGGAGGACGGCTGGCGCGGGCGCGAGCTGTGGCGCAGCGACGGCACGGCCCTGGGCACGTGGATGGTCTGGGACCTCCAGTGGGGGGCGGAGGGCAGCGAGCCGCGGCAGCTGGTGGCGCAGGACGGCTGGCTGTTCTTCTCGGCGACCACCGCCGCGCATGGCCGCGAGGCGTGGAAGAGCGACGGCTGGCTGTGGAACACGCGCCGGCTGACGGACATCGCCCCCGGCACGTCGTCGTCCAACCCCCGCTCGTTCGTGCGCTCGGGCCGCGACGTGTTCTTCCTCGCCAACGAGGCCGCCGTGGGCGAGGCGCTCTGGGTGTTGCCGCTCCACGGCGCGTGGCCGTGCGCGGGCCCCCAGGGCGGGAAGGGCTGCTGAAGTCCCTCAGGCGGCGCGGCGGCTCGCGGGCGTGGGCCGCACGTCGCCGAAGTTGGGCGCGGGCAGGACGATGGTGGGCGACAGCCCTGGCGCCAGCAGGTGGGACGTCAGGAGCGAGGACGGGTGGAAGTTCACGAAGGCGCCCTCCACCGCGGAGGGCCCGGCGAAGAGCTTCTCCACCACCATGGAGGAGTATTGCAGCAGGGAGTCCTCGCGGCTGTTGCCGTTGAGCACCACCTCCCAGCCCATGTGCTCGGCGAAGCGGCGCACGCCGGGGATGGCGGAGAGCAGCGGCGTGTAGCTCTCCGTGGCCACGCCGTTCTCGCTGGTGACGAACACCTCGCGCGAGGTGGCCACCGCCAGGGACATGTTGCCGCGCGTGTGCCCCGGCGTGCTCAGGATGGCCGCGCCCGTGCCCAGCCACGTGTCCCCGTCCAGCAGCACCACGCGCTCCTCGGGGATGTCCGCGCCGCCGGGGACGAACCACACCGACTGCATGGGGTGCAGGTCCTTCACCATCTCCCACTCCGCGCGCTGCACGAGCAGCTTCGCGCGCGGGAAGTACGCGGACAGGCCGTCACCGCCCAGCCACCCGCGCAAGTCCTGGATGTGCAGGTGGTCGAAGGCGAGGAAGTCCACGTCCCCGGGCGTCAGCCCCAGCGAGGCCAGGTGGCTCTGCACCGTGCCGTGCTGGGTGGACATCACCTTGTCGGAGACGAACGCGCCGTAGCGCTCCCTCAGTGAGCGGTAGAAGGGCGCCGCCTGTCCCCGCTCGTAGTCGGAGGGGTTGAACAGGAGCGTGCGCCGCTCGCCGTTGGCGTCGACGAACTGCACCACCTGCATGCGGTGGGTCATCATCACGTAGGGCGCCGGCGAGCTGGCCGCGCCGCTGAAGGCGAACAGCGAAGGGTAGGGGAAGGTGACGAGCTCGCACGTGGCCACCGCCGCCACCGGGCCCTCCTGGACGAAGCGCTCGCGGGCCTGGAGCGCCGCGCGGCGCAGCTTCTGGAGGCGCGGGCCGGGCAGCGTCTCGGCGTGGGCCTCGGCGAGGAAGGGCAGGGGGCGGAACGCGGGGCTCTGGCTCATGGGCTCACCGTGACTGCGAGAGGTCGATGACCTTGGCGACCGGAAAGGTGATTCGTGAGGGCATGTTCTCGCGCCCCCGGGCCGTCCCGCCAAGTCGCCTGGGACGTGTTTCGCACGAGCGTCCGCCAGTCCACAGGCGCTCCTTCCGGGCGGCCTCACTCCGGGCGAATCGGGCCTGGACGTCGACGGGCGTCCGAGGCGGGTTTCCGCTCGCCGGTCGGCTGGTCCCCGGGGCGTCCCGTGGGGCTTGTTCCGAGGATGTGGGCGACACGCGCGGCCTTCCTGTATAGGGTCACATGGTCATGGCGAGGAAGTCCGACACTCTCTCCGAAGAGGTCCTCCCGGAGGACGTCCGGCTCGAGGCCTCCCTGCGTCCGCGCTCGTTCGACGAGTACGTGGGGCAGGGCTCCGTCGTCGAGAAGCTCAAGGTCTACGTGCAGGCGGCCCGGAGCCGCGGTGAAGCGCTGGACCACTGCCTGTTCTCCGGGCCCCCGGGCCTGGGCAAGACGTCGCTGGCGCACATCATCGCCAACGAGCTGGGCGTGGGCATCCACGTCACCAGCGGCCCCGCGCTCGAGCGCAAGGGCGACCTGGCCGGTCTGCTCACCAACCTGAACGCGCGCGACGTCCTCTTCATCGATGAAATCCACCGCCTCAACGCCGCCGTGGAGGAGTACCTCTACCCGGCGATGGAGGACTTCCGGCTGGACATCACCATCGACACGGGGCCCGCCGCCCGGGCGATGAAGATTGACTTGCCGCCCTTCACCCTCATCGGCGCCACCACGCGCACGGGCCTGCTCACTTCTCCGCTGCGCGACAGGTTCCAGATTCAGGAGCGCCTGGAGTACTACGACGCCCAGGCGCTGGAGCTCATCCTCCACCGCTCCGCGCGCATCCTCGGCATCCCCCTGGACAAGGACGCCGCGCACGAGGTGGCCACGCGCTCGCGTGGCACGCCCCGCATCGTCAACCGGCTCCTGCGCCGGCTGCGCGACTTCGCGGAGGTGGAGGGTGACGGGCGCATCACCCTGGCGCTGGCCAAGAAGTCCCTGGACCGATTGGGCGTGGACGCCAGCGGGCTGGACTCCATGGACCGCAAGATTCTGCTCACCATCCTGGACAAGTTCGGCGGGGGCCCGGTGGGGGTGGAGACCATCGCCGCCAGCGTGGGCGAACAACGCGATACCATTGAGGACGTGTACGAGCCCTTCCTCATGCAGGAGGGCTTCCTCCAACGCACGCCCCGGGGCCGGATGGCCACGCACCGCACCTACCAGTATTTCAAGAAGCAGCCACCGCCCACGCCCCAGGGCAGCCTCTTCTGACCCCCCGCGAGCCATGAGCCAGGCCACCTCTCCCGCGTCTCCCGCCTCCGGACCCACCACCCTCCGCGTCGCGCGTGACTTCTACGCGGACCTGATGCGGGCCTCGCAGACGTCGCGCGCGGGCTACCTCGCCGAGCGCGAGCGCTGGCTGCGCGGCGTGCCGGTGGATGGCCGCGAGGAGCTGCTCTTCGAGTTCGAGATGCTGCTGCGCGCGGTGGAGCGCTACCTCAACCTCACCGCCGTGGTGGACGCCAAGGACCGGCCGCTCGTCACCCGCGACTTCCACGAGGAGCTGGTGGACGTGCGCGACGCCATGGACCGCGCCATCCGCGTCGCCCGCCACCTGCAGGACCCCGACAGCGACCAGAAGATGGTCTTCCGCAAGTACGTGGAGACCCAACTGGCCGACGACCGGGTGCGCCGCGCGCTCATCGAGGAGGAGCTGGACCAGCAGACCGCCCCGGAGAGCCTCTTCGTCCTGCGCGAGGACCTGGACGCGCTGCGAAACCTCCTGGACCACCTGCTCCAACTGCCCACCGCGCGGCTCAACCTGTTCCAGGACCTGGGCAAGCTCGCGCTGAAGGAGATCGTCCTCAACCGCTACTTCCGGCCCTTCCGCCCGCTGGAGTTCCGCGTCGAGTACGACCGGCTGCGCTCCGTGCGCATCCTGGACACCCTGTCACAGATGTCAGAGGAGCCGCGGACGGCCTTCGCCACCGCCTTCCTGGGCCTGTTCCGGCTGTTGCACTACCTGTCCTACGTGGACGCGGAGGCCACGCCGCCCGTGCCGCGCCGCGTCCGGGTGCTGCTGGCCCTGGTGCGCAGCGAGACACACGCCCTGGCCACGTGGATGCACGCGGAGCTGTCCCCGAAGGCAGGCTCCAAGGCGCTCCAGGCCGCCGCGCTGAGGGCCGCGCGGGACCTCGCCAAGGAGGCCGAGCGCATCGGCCGGGAAGTGCTCGCCCACGTGGACCGGGAGCCGGACGCGCCCCAGCGCGCCGCCGCAGCCTTCACCACGCTCCTGCGCACGCAGGTCGTCGCGCTGGTGGAGTCGCTCGCGCCCAATGGCGGCCTGACGGACGGCGTCTTCGACCACCTGGTGAGCCCCCAGGACGCCGCGCTGCGGCTGCGCAAGGACCTGTGGGTCTACGCCCAGCTGTGCCGCGCCGCCGAGGGACACCTGCGCGCCGACGACGTCCCCGCCGCCGAGCGGGCCCTGGACGCCCTCAAGAGCTTCCTGGGCTACTTCCACGACGGCGGCTACCAGCTCTTGCGCTACGCGGACTACGACGCCTTCGACCGCTTCACCGCGCTGCTGGTGGAATTGCCCTGGCCGCCCGAGGGTCCCGGCATCCGCTCCCGCCTCGCCGAGGACCTGCGCCGCTTCAGCCAGACCCTCGAGTCCACCTTCCACGCTGTCAGCCGCCGCACCCTCCTGCAGGGCAGGGGCTTCGACCGCCAGGAGGCCGAGGCCCTGAGGGACCGCTTCGTGGCCCCCGCGCCCCGCTGAGCCGTTTGTCGCGGGGTTGCGAGGACCCACGCCCACGCGCACCGTATGACGCAAGCCCCCACGACGGGTGCTCATACGGGGCGTGTTTGCTTCCAGCCAGTTCCTTGCGCTATGGACGCCCCCGTGTTGCATGGAAGACACGCTTCGTTACGAAGCGCGTCACGGTGATGGGCGGCGGCGGAGGCGGTGATGGAATCCCGGACACCAATGTCACGGTTTCGGGCGATTTCACCGGGCCTCCAACGGGGGGCGGGTGTCTGGCCACGATGGACACCCACCGCGATGTCAGAAAAAGACCAGCCATTCCAACGGGTTCGAGCCACTCAAGGACCCCACGGAGGCCCCCGGGATGTCACGTAGTCGTGGCATGCCACTTGCTGAATCTGCGCGTCGCGTCAGACCACTGTTGAACGATTCCGGCGCCATCTGGCCAGATGACCGTTCGGAAGTCCCGCAGCACGAGCAGCCACGAGGCGACACCGACATGCCCCCGTCTTCCTACAACCAGCGCACCCTCTCGAAGACCGCCAGCCTCCAGGGCATCGGGCTCCACTCGGGCGCGAAGGTGACGCTCACGCTGCGTCCGGCCCCCGCGGGGCACGGCATCGTCTTCGTGCGTACGGACCTGCCCCGGCCGGTGAGCATCCCCGCCCTGGCGGAGTACGTGGTGGACACGGTGCTGGCGACGACGCTGGGCCGCGACGGCGCCAAGGTGGCCACGGTGGAGCACCTGATGTCGGCCATGGCGGGCATGGGCATCGACAACGCCCGGGTGGAGCTGGACGGCCCGGAGGTCCCCATCATGGACGGCAGCGCCGCCCCCTTCGCGGCCCTCATCCAGGAGGCCGGCGTCCGCGAGCTGGACGCGCCCAAGGAGCTGCTCGTCATCAAGAAGCCGGTGTCCGTGGTGGACGGTGACAAGCAGGCCTCGCTCACCCCGTCTCGCCACTTCCGCATCAGCTGCACCATCGACTTCGAGCACCCCGTCATCCAGGGCCAGGCGTTCGACCTGGACTTCAGCGACCGGGACTTCTCGCGCGAGATTTCGCGCGCGCGCACGTTCTGCTTCCTGCGCGACGTGGAGAAGCTCAAGAGCCTGGGCCTGGCGCGCGGCGGCTCGCTGGACAACGCCATCGTCGTGGACGAGGTCTCCATCCTCAACCCCGAGGGCTTGCGCTTCACCGACGAGTTCGTGCGTCACAAGATCCTGGACGCCATCGGTGATGTGTCTCTGTTCGGCAGGCCTGTCATTGGCCACCTGACGGCCTACAAGACGGGCCACGCGCTCAATCACAAGCTGGTGCGCAAGGTCCTGTCGGACCCGAGCTGCTATGAGATTGTCCCGGCGCGTCGCCGCGACGTGGAGGGCCTGGAGCTGGGCCTGCCCGGGCTTGCTGGCGCGTTGGAGCTGGAGCCGCTCGTCGCCTGAAAGGGCGTCTTGCATTTCCTTGCAGGTCGGGGCTGCCTCGACTAAGTCGCGGGCTTATGCCCATGCGTCCAACCCCCGTCATCCTCGCCGCGCTGCTGGCGGCTTCGTTCACCGCCGGTTGCAACAAGGAGAAGGCGCCGGCCACCGCGCAGGCTCCCGCCGCCGCCGCGGCCACTGCGGGTGAGCCCACCCCGGAGACCGTGGTCGCCACCTTCGGCGACGGCCAGAAGATCACCTACAAGGAGCTCAACGAGCGCGTCTCGGAGCCCCTGGCCAACCTCGAGAAGCAGAAGTTCCAGCTGCGCAAGCGCGGCCTCGAGGGCATGGTGACCGAGAAGCTGGTCGACGCGGAGGCCAAGAAGCGCGGCATCTCCCAGGACCAGTTCCTCAAGGCGGAGATCGACGACAAGGTCCAGGCGCCCACCGAGGAGAAGATCAAGGAGGTCTTCGACGGCGCCAAGGGCCAGCTGCCCCCCGGCTCGACGTTCGAGCAGATGAAGCCGCAGATCGTCGACTTCCTCACCCAGCAGCCCAAGCAGGAGCGCGCCCAGGCCCTGTTCGCGGAGCTGCGCAAGAACGCGAACGTGCAGATCACCCTGCCCGAGCCCCCGCGCCCGCCCGCCGAGCGCAAGCAGGTCGCCGCCACCGGCCCGTCGAAGGGTCCGGACAGCGCGCCCATCACCATCGTCGAGTTCAGCGACTTCCAGTGCCCGTTCTGCAGCCGTGCCAACGCCGCGGTGGACCAGGTCTTCAAGGAGTACGACGGCAAGGTGAAGCTGGTGTTCCGCCAGTTCCCGCTCGACTTCCACAAGGAGGCGCAGAAGGCCGCAGAGGCCTCGCTGTGCGCGGCGGACCAGAACAAGTTCTGGGAGATGCACGACAAGCTGTTCGCCAGCCAGAGCGCCCTGCAGGTGGAGAACCTCAAGAAGTACGCGGGCGAGCTGCAGCTGGATCAGGCCAAGTTCGACAAGTGCCTGGACTCCGGTGAGAAGGCCACCATCGTGAAGACGGACATGGCGGACGCGCAGAAGGTCGGCGTCAGCGGCACGCCGGCGTTCTTCATCAACGGCGTCATGCTCTCCGGCGCGCAGCCGTTCGAGGAGTTCAAGAGCATCATCGACGCCGAGCTGAAGCCGACGGCGCAGAAGTAATCCCGACGCACGGAGGACACGGGCGGTGGCCCAGAAACCCAAGGCCACGCCCCGGCTCGGTGGCGAGGCGACTTCCCTCGACCTGGAGAAGTCGCTTTCCCAGGGCCTGTCCTCCTCCCGTCCCCTCTCGGCCTGGTTCCACGGGCCGGAGGGGATGGTGCTCCTCCATGAGCCCTCGGGCTTCGCCGGCTTCCTGGCCGGGACGCTCGGGACGTTGTCCGTGGAGGAGGTCTTCGCCCACGTCCTGACGGGCATCCGCAGTGGCCTGTTGGCCGTGCAGCACGGCGCGGTGCGCAGGACGGTGTCCTTCCGGGATGGGCAGGTGGTGTTCGCCACGTCCACGGAGCGCTGGGAGCGGCTGGGCGCGGTGCTGGTGCGGTTGGGGCTGGTGACGCAGGCGCAGCTCACGCAGGCGCTCTCGCGCGTGACGCCGTCGCGGCGCATCGGCCAGGTGCTCACGTCCGAGGGCATGGTCTCCGAGGCGAACCTCTACAGCGCCATGACGTACGTGGTGCGCGAGGTGGTGCTGAGCCTCTTCGAGCTGACGGAGGGCAGCTTCCTGTTCGTCGAGGGGCCCGCGCCCATGGCGGACGTGGTGAAGCTGCCGGAGCGCACGCGGGATCTGGTGCTCACCGGAATCAAGCGCTCGGAGGAGCTGTCGCGGCTTCGGCGCCGCTATCCGGACGACACGCGCGTGGAGGTGGGCCCTTCGGGGGCGCGCGCGGGCGAGGAGCGCTTCTGCCAGCGGATGGGCTCGGGCACGACGGTGGGCGAGCTGCGGCTGGTGCGCGAGAGCGGCGCGCACACGTTCTTCACGTGGCTGGAGGAGTGCGTGCGGGGCGGGCACCTCCAGGTGAAGCCCGCGGCGCCGCCCGTGCCTCCGGCGCCCGCGGTGGAGGGCATGGCGTGGGAGCTGTTGTCCGCGGAGGAGCGCTACAACCTGTTGTTGTCGCTCATCCACCGCGCGCTGCGCGACGCGGGGCAGGACGTGGACTTGATGCGCGGCTTCCTCGACGCGCCGCCCTCGGGGCTGGAGGACGCGTTCTCGGGCGTGGTGCTGGGGCCGGATGGGCGGGTGGACGTGACGCGGCTGCGCGCGAACCTGGCGTCCGGTGGTGAGGCCGTGGCGCGGGCGCTGACGCTGGAGGCGCTGGACGCCATCGTGTCGTATGCGCTGTTCACCGCGCGCAACGTGTTGCCCCCGGACGTGGCCGAGCGCCTGTCCAACACCTACCGCACCCTCCAGGGAGGGCTGGCCTAGCAGGCGCCACATGCCCACGTTCGCGACCACGGCGTTGGTGGTCGGGGGATGCGTGTCATGGGTGTTCTGCGGAAGCTGGCGTGGGGTTTCCTGTTGTGGGGCACGGCGTGCAGTGGCTCGCGCCAGGCCGTGAAGGCCGACGCGGCGGCGACGGAGCCGGGCACGGGTGGCTCCGGGCCCCCGGTGGCGGCGCAGACGGCGTCGGTGTCCGGGCCCTACGTCGACGAGGAGCTGGGCTTCGAAATCATCCGCCCCAGCGACGAGTGGCACCTGGTGGTGACGAATGAGCGCACGCCGGAGGGGCTGGCGATTCCCGTCGTCCTGCGCCACCCGCCCTCCAACGCGCAGGTGGTGCTCCAGGTGGCGCCGGAGGTGGTGTCGCCCACCCAGTTCGCCGAGCGGCTCGCGGAGGGCCTGCGTCAGCAGCCGGGCTTCACCACCACGGACCCGGCGCCGCTCGCCTTGTCGGACAAGGCGGTGGGCTTCGACTTCCAGGTGGGGGACGGCGTGCACGGCCGCGTCGCCGTGCGCGAGGGACAGGAGGGCCGCGTGCTGATGATGCTGGCCACCTGGCCCGCGCTGGCGCCGGCCAGTGACATCCAGAACGTGGATGCCCTCATCCAGGGCATCCGGCCGCTGCCGGAGCGCAAGAAGCCGCTTCCCGGCACCGTGCCCCAGGCCGCGCGTCCCTGAGCTTCATGGGACGCAGGCGAGCGCTGGGGAACCTCCTCAGCCGCGCGTGGACTTCTTCGCGCCGCGCGCCTGGCGAGCGGGCTTGGCGGGCGCCTCGGCCACCTCGTCGCCCTGCGTCTGCGCGCGCAGCCGCACCCACTCGACCAGGGTGCGCACGCCCACGCCGGTGCCGCCCTTGGAGAGGTAGCCGCGCTCCTTGGGGCTGTTGGACGGCCCCGCGATGTCCAGGTGCACCCACGGCGTGTCGCCGACGAACTCCTTGAGGAACAGCGCGGCGTTGATGGACCCGCCCCAGCGCTCGCCGGAGTTCTTCATGTCGGCGACCTCGGAGCGCAGCGCGTCCTTCTGCAGCTCGCTCACCGGCAGGCGCCACATCTCCTCGCCCGCGGTGCGCGCGGACTGGAGCACCTGGTTGACGGTGTCGTCGTCGTCACCGAAGGCGCCCACGATGTAGTTGCCCAGCGCGACGATGCACGCGCCCGTGAGCGTGGCCAGGTCGATGACGGCGGACGGCTTGTGCTCGCACGCCCACGTCAGCATGTCGCCCAGCACCAGCCGGCCCTCGGCGTCCGTGTTGGTGATCTCCACCGTCTTGCCCAGCCGCGACGTGAGGATGTCACCGGGCTTGTACGCGTTGCCGGCCGGCATGTTCTCGCACGCGCCGATGAAGGCATGCACGGGGAAGGGCGGCTTGAGGGCGGCGATGACCTGCATGGCGCCCAGCACCGCGGCCGAGCCCGCCATGTCCGTCTTCATGTCCACCATGCCCTCGGTGGGCTTGAGCGACAGGCCGCCCGAGTCGAACGTAATGGCCTTGCCCACCAGCGCCAGCGGAGGCCGCTTCGCGTCGCGCGCGTTCTTCGGCGTGTACTCCACGTGGATGAGCCGGGGCTCCTCGGTGCTCCCGGCCGTGACGCCCAGGAACATGCCCATCCGCAGCTTCTCGATTTCGCGCTGCCCGCCGATGGTGATCTTCAGCCCGTGCTCCTTGGCGGACTTGCGCGCCGCCTCGGCCAGCACCGTGGGCGTCACCGCGTTGGGCGGCTCGTTCACCAGATCCCGGGCCCAGTTGGCCGCCTCCGCCACGCGCTTGCCCAGCGCGAGCGCGTCCTCGAGGTCGCGCGACTTCTCCACGCCCTCGGGCAGCACCAGGGACACCTTGACGGGCTTCTTCGCGCCCTTCTCCTCGCGCGCGGAGGACTTGTACTTGTCGAACTTGTACGCACCCAGCTCCAGCCCCTCCACCACCGCGCGCACCGCGTCCGCCCCCGCGTCCGTGACGGGAAGCGCCACCACCAGCGAGACCACCTTGAGCCGCTGGGCCGTCTTCGCCGCGCGTCCGGCGGCCAGCCGTAGCACCTCCGGGTGGAAGCGCGCGCGGCTGCCCAGGCCCAACAGCAGCACCCGGCCCGCCGTGGTGCGGCCGAGCGTGTGCATCACCAGGGACTGGTCCGCCTTCGCCTTGAAGCCCTCCTGGGTGGCGGCGCCGCGCAGGCGGCCCTCCAGCGCGCTGTCCGCCGCGACGAGACCCGCCGGGGCGCCCTCACCCAGCTCACCCTCGAAGAGCGGGATGACGAGCAGCTCTCCATTCGCAAGGGAGGCGTCGCCGGAGACGAAGGAGAAATTCATGGGCCGATGGACTCCTGAACGGATGAGGGAAGACGAAAGGCCGCGGACTGTAACGCCCGCCTTGTTGCACGCAAAGCGTTGGATTTCATTCGAGCGTTGCATTGCCGCGAGGGGCTGGGTAGCAGTCAGGCAATGCCCACCTTGCTGATGCATCTGACCGCCATCGAACGGTTGGCCGCCAACCCCGGAGAGCTGCCTCCGGAGTGGGTGCGTGCGCTCTCGGAGGACCTGCCCTACGCGCGCTTCGGCGCGGCGCTGCCGGACCTGCCCTTGTGCGAGGGCGTCCGCGGGGGGCTCGCCGCCTTCCTGCCCGAGCGCGAGATGCCGCTCTTCTCGCGGCTGTACCACGAGCGCGCGCCGGTGGGCTTCGGCCTGAAGATGGCGGAGCTCGTCGCCACGGGCGCGCTGGTGGGCACCGAGCCGGGACTGGCCCTGCTGTCCGGCTACTTCACGCACCTGTGCATGGACCGCAGGCTGCACCCCATCGTCGACCAGCTCGTGGTGAGACACCGCCGACGGGGCGAGCGGGCGCTGGCGGCGCACCGCGACATCGAGTGGGCGCAGACGCTCTTCTACCTGCGCGAATTGCACGGCGTGGACCTGCTCGGCACGCCCCGGCTGCGCGAGAAGTGTCAGGTGGTGAAGAGCCCGGGCTTCCCGTGGCGCGGCATCGGCCGGGGCATCTACGAGCTGGTGCGCCTGTCCTCGCAGGAGCGCGTGGGGCAGGCGCCCTCCAAGGCGGAGGTGGATGGCTGGGTGCGTGGGCTGTACGTCTCCGGACTCTTCCTCTCCAGCCCCGTGGGCCGCACACGCGCGCTGCCCGCCTTCGCCCGCCTGTCCTTCCAGGAGCTGTATCGCAACGACACCTTCGACTTCGCCCAGGAGGTCGAAGGTGCGCTGGAGTCGGCGCGTGGAGTCCTTCGGAGGTTGCACGGCTACATGGCCAGGGGCACCTTCACGCCTCGGACGCGGGCGCGCTTCCTGGAGGCCTTCCCCGAGGGGACGCTGGGGGTTCGCGCGGCTTGACGCACCGGCCCCACGCCCTGCGGTACCAGGACGTTTCGCGCGCAGAGCAACCGTCCTGGCGAGCCTGCCTGCCGTCGGGGAATGCCGCTGTGCGCGGCGGGGAACCGCTCCTATCCTCGTGGAGGAATGACGGTACTTCTCCTCATGGTGGTGGGCGGGCTCGCGGGGGCGTTGGGAGCGATGCTCGGCATCGGAGGCGGCATCGTGCTGGTGCCCGCGCTGGTGCTGGGCTTCGGACTGCCGCTGGAGGAGGCGGTGCCCGCCAGCCTCATGTGCGTGGTGGCCAACTCGTGCGCCGCCGCCGCGGGCTACGTCGACAACCACCTGAGTGACATCCGGCTGGGGCTGACGCTGGAGCTGGCCACGGTGCTGGGCGCCATCGCGGGTGGCCTCGTCGCGGCGCTCATCGCGCCGGCGATGGTGGCGGTGGTGTTCGGCCTGTTCACGCTCTACGTGGCGCTGCAGATGATTCTGCTGCGCTCGCCCCGACGCGAGCCGGCGACGCTGGACGACTACCAACCGACGAACTACCCGCTGGGCATCTCCGGCTCGTTCGTGGCCGGTGGCCTGTCCGCGCTGCTGGGCGTCGGGGGTGGGCCGCTGAAGGTGCCGTTGATGAGCTACGGCATGCACGTGCCCTTCAAGGTGGCCAGCGCCACGAGCAACCTGATGATTGGCGTGACGGGCGCGGCGAGCGTGGCCGCGTACGCGCTGCGCGGACACCTCAAGCTGGCGCTGGTGTCGCCGCTGGTGGTGGGTGTGTTGGCGGGCGCCTATGTCGGCAGCCGGTTGATGCCGAAGGTCCCCACGGCGGTGCTCAAGCGGCTGTTCGCGCTGGTGCTGCTGACGGTGGCGGGGCAGATGTTGTGGAAGGGAGGGGCGGGACTGTGGCCGAGCAT of Myxococcus fulvus contains these proteins:
- a CDS encoding leucyl aminopeptidase — translated: MNFSFVSGDASLANGELLVIPLFEGELGEGAPAGLVAADSALEGRLRGAATQEGFKAKADQSLVMHTLGRTTAGRVLLLGLGSRARFHPEVLRLAAGRAAKTAQRLKVVSLVVALPVTDAGADAVRAVVEGLELGAYKFDKYKSSAREEKGAKKPVKVSLVLPEGVEKSRDLEDALALGKRVAEAANWARDLVNEPPNAVTPTVLAEAARKSAKEHGLKITIGGQREIEKLRMGMFLGVTAGSTEEPRLIHVEYTPKNARDAKRPPLALVGKAITFDSGGLSLKPTEGMVDMKTDMAGSAAVLGAMQVIAALKPPFPVHAFIGACENMPAGNAYKPGDILTSRLGKTVEITNTDAEGRLVLGDMLTWACEHKPSAVIDLATLTGACIVALGNYIVGAFGDDDDTVNQVLQSARTAGEEMWRLPVSELQKDALRSEVADMKNSGERWGGSINAALFLKEFVGDTPWVHLDIAGPSNSPKERGYLSKGGTGVGVRTLVEWVRLRAQTQGDEVAEAPAKPARQARGAKKSTRG
- a CDS encoding zinc dependent phospholipase C family protein gives rise to the protein MPTLLMHLTAIERLAANPGELPPEWVRALSEDLPYARFGAALPDLPLCEGVRGGLAAFLPEREMPLFSRLYHERAPVGFGLKMAELVATGALVGTEPGLALLSGYFTHLCMDRRLHPIVDQLVVRHRRRGERALAAHRDIEWAQTLFYLRELHGVDLLGTPRLREKCQVVKSPGFPWRGIGRGIYELVRLSSQERVGQAPSKAEVDGWVRGLYVSGLFLSSPVGRTRALPAFARLSFQELYRNDTFDFAQEVEGALESARGVLRRLHGYMARGTFTPRTRARFLEAFPEGTLGVRAA
- a CDS encoding sulfite exporter TauE/SafE family protein, with product MTVLLLMVVGGLAGALGAMLGIGGGIVLVPALVLGFGLPLEEAVPASLMCVVANSCAAAAGYVDNHLSDIRLGLTLELATVLGAIAGGLVAALIAPAMVAVVFGLFTLYVALQMILLRSPRREPATLDDYQPTNYPLGISGSFVAGGLSALLGVGGGPLKVPLMSYGMHVPFKVASATSNLMIGVTGAASVAAYALRGHLKLALVSPLVVGVLAGAYVGSRLMPKVPTAVLKRLFALVLLTVAGQMLWKGGAGLWPSIWE